The Candidatus Methylomirabilota bacterium DNA segment AGCTCCGGATGCGATGGTGGTGGTGAACCAGGGCGGAGAGATCGTGCTGCTGAATCTTCAGGCGGAGAAACGGTTCGGATATCACCGTGATGAACTCGTAGGGCAGCCGGTAGAGAACATCATTCCGGAAGGCTTCGCCGAACGGCTGATCGCTGACGGTCTTCGATCC contains these protein-coding regions:
- a CDS encoding PAS domain S-box protein; translation: MNGESGAKYRGLLEAAPDAMVVVNQGGEIVLLNLQAEKRFGYHRDELVGQPVENIIPEGFAERLIADGLRS